The following nucleotide sequence is from Bactrocera oleae isolate idBacOlea1 chromosome 2, idBacOlea1, whole genome shotgun sequence.
ATGCATAGGTGGTCGAATGGGGAAGTACAATTACAAATGCGCGGGGTACATCCCTACTATCATCATTCGCAAATCTCGACTTAGTACTTCTTAACAACGGACGCAAACCAACTTTTATTAAAGGCAGGGCATCGTCTTATATTGAACTCACCTTTGTAAGTTCATCGATGGTTTCACAGACATCATGGCAAGTCTCCGAAATATATACTCATAGTGACCACCAAGCCATAACGTTCGATATAAATCCGCGACAGTATCAGCAGTACGATGCTCAAAAATATGACAAAACAATGGTAAAACCCAGCGACCTAGAAATGCTTGAATATGCCATTGGGCAAATCAATGAAGACACACAAGGTGATGCCCAAAGCCAAACGAAAATCATAACGAAATCACTTACAATGGTCTGCAATGCCGCAATGCCACAAAGGAACAACAAGGTAAACAAAGCACCCTCGTACTGGTGGTCCGAAGAAATCGCTCAGCTGAGAACTGAATGCTTCAGGTTTCGACGTAGGCAACAACGGGCTAGAAGAAGACGCGATCTTGAGGAACTCCTTGTCAACTTCCGGAAGAAGCGGAAATAGCTACATAAAGGAATAGCAAAGAGAAAGAAAATCACTTCCAACCTGCTCTTGTCACAAGTAGAAAATTACCCTTGGGGAAAAGCTTATCAGATAATGATGGGAAAATCAAAAAGACCCCCTATATCTCCCATTATCTTGCGCGAGATAGTTAGTGCCCTGTTCCCAAGATATGAACCCATGCGAGTGCCagtttttctaataaatatgGATCAAATCTCAGAAGTGTCCCATGAGGAACTGAATCATGCTGTGATAAGGATAAAGATCGGAAAAGCACCTGGCCTGGACGGAATACCCAATTTCGTTATCAAGCACGTCACAAAAAGAAAACCCTAACTGTTTCGTCAAGCGTATACAAGTTGTTTGAGCAACGATACAACGGCTCGTTCTTCTCCCAAAGGGTGACAAACCTCCGGAAGAATCCTCATCGTATCACCCTCTCTGCATGCTCAATACGGCAGGAAAAGTCCTGGAAACAATTTAATAGTGTATATAATAAGTCCTGGAGAAATACACTGAAGAAGACTGTAGATTGGACCCAATGCAGTTTGATTTCGGAAAGGACGAAGCACCGTGGATGCCATAGACACCGTcacaaaacaagcaaaaaaagcATTGGAAGGGAGTAGATGGCGATGGGGTGATAAACATTACTGCGTTGTGCACTAATGCACTAGACTTTCTAGTTGTATTCTCACGGGAAGTGAGATAATATTCGCACTTTAAGATTTTaagattcaaatttaaaatgttatattttaaatattgaaggCGATTGAGACTGACTATAGTCATTTAAAAGCTGTGTATAGGTCTATATTACCTTTTACTAATTCACCCAAATGCTCTGCTTTCTTAACACACAACCATTTCTTCTTTCgaaaacaatttctaaaaacatATCTCTTACTAAGTAGAAGATCGAGATTAATTTTGTctctttaacaaataaaattgttgtcATCTAAACATTCTCATGAAATTCATATGACACTAGCGGTTAGAGTATTATAATCAAAACTGTTTGATTAGAGAAAGAAAAACTGcatacgtaggttgccttttatatttcgtgaTTTGGCAAGCCTACCTCACCCGACCCAACCCTAGTGTTACAAGCTGGCaattcacaactttatcgtaaagtttgacatttttgacatactcagaacgttttgacatatgagtgtatttgtgttgtttacagtaacttcaAATATTCATGATCATATCCGGCCAAAACATGGAATAAAATCGTGAAAGTTTTTGACGTGGATTAATTCAGCAACAGcgcatcgatgaacttaattcaatttttggcgATGAAACTTCATCATTAAGGGGTAGTGTTTATTGATgctatggtgaattcaatcgacGTCATAGATCAATCCtagacgaatttcgtgaaggtcgtccaaaatcagttgttggtccggaaactattgatgctgtgcgtaaactgatattgcaagatcagCGTGAGATTAAGACAACTATAGGCATCATTTAACTGTAAAAAATTCTGTTCACGTTGAATCCCCGACAAATTGGACGTTTTCTTAAAGAATGTAGATAAAAATCTTCATTCATTCATCTGAAATAGTTCTTGTATTTTCTTTAATCGCCAAAATTAGTATATTCATTCAGATCCACCTAACTAACTAACGAATTATTTTACTTATGCCACAATGAACTTCATACCCAATTAGATATAAGGTGAGATGCTTACAACCATATTATTGACATATGATTTATACCTAAATACTTAATTCGTTTAATAATTAAGAATGGAAACATATCAATTCCAAACCAGGGATCTTAAAACTGTTCTTTCTTATTGATtcaaaatgtttactttttttttaaatgttatctTAAATACTTTGCGTTGCTGCAGTGATTAACAGCAATCGAGTTATATCGCTCAAACATAATAAACTTACTTCGACGTATACAAAGGTCTATTAGTTGACGGTTATCTATTCATTTAGataaaaaacattgaaattatatatgagtgtatgtaagatatatatactatatatgatcTACTTTGCTATGAAAGCAACCCATGTTTTATTCTCAAGAACCTAATATGTTTCGATGTAGTATACGTCAGACAGCGAAATTAAGATTTATTGTTTATCAATAATACTGATGCATACATAAGGTCCATCGTTCGAACGCTCTTGGCATTAAGTAAATAATCCTTATTGATGCAATTCATTAAAgacataatatttatgtatataagtgctcTAAAAGTCAGTAACTACTGTGAACAGAATGTCACAAGGTTCAGAGAGGACGTTACGGAATCTTGATAGCCTAAACAAAATTCCGAGACTAAAACTAAATACCCTCTTTATTATTCTAAAAATTTGCATTGATTTTTAGTTAAcactgaaatatatttaatgaggTTCATTTTAAAATCGAGCCAAATTTTACATTTGATCCAGGGTTTTCAATACactattatatttcaaatcttGTTGTTAGGGTGGTGCAATGTGATGAAtgaattagttttattaaagaATTTTGTTATAGCACAGTTAACCTTTTAGTGATGATTCCACAACACTAACTCTTAACCAAGCAATAAGAACAATAAGTATACAAGTAATTAGCATATCATTAAGTTTATCTCTCACTGATTTGGCGAAATAAGATAGCGAAAAGTCATAAAACCACGATGTAGCAGACCGCGGCGCTTCACTccgaacaaatttaaaataacatagtGTCTTCTACCCCGAATGAGTTCAGACCAACGTATCGAATTATGGAAACAAATACTAAAATGGAGCCAACAAAAGTTAGCCCCTTAAGAGTCAACACTGTGCGTATCTTTAGCTTAGCCAGTGCCTTACTGCTCACAATGATAATTACGGTGATGTGTATCGGATTTCTAATGAGTTATGAGGTGGCCACTGAGGTATCCAGCATAGAGGACATACCCTATTGGAAGGACAAACTGCCGCCGGAGCAACAGTTATGGTACGATGAAGCAATTGAAGAGCTACAGTTGGCGTTGAAAAGAGACTTGCATAAGCAGCTGGCGGATAATGCGATCATCTTCCTGACGAGCGGCATTGATACGGAGACAATGGCCGCAGCGCGTGCATTGCTAGCGAACCGAACCAAACCACAGACAGTGTTGAGCTGGGAGCGATTTCCACATCTCGGCAGATTGAAGGTTGTGTGgcagattattatttttttttttgtgttactaGTAAAGagaaacatatacatttttagaatAGTTGCAGCAGCACGGATCTCTGTGATCCATTCACTGTAGCCAGCGCCATTTTTAATGGTGTGCGCTCCAACTTTCGTGTCGGTGGACTCGATTCTGGTGTGTTGTTTCGCGATTGCGCTGCTGCGGCAAATGTTAGTCATCATGTGAAGAGCTTAGTAGAGCAAGCACAGGAGACTGGACTACGTACCGGATTTGTGACTACCCTACGTGTTACCGGTGCAAGCATGGCGGCGTTGTACGCACGTACACCGAACACAGCTTGGGAATGTGATGCTGCATTGCCGGTAGCAGCTACCGCTGCCGGTTGCGTTGACGTGGCGCAGCAACTGATCAAAAGTAAGACTGGTCGTAATGTGAATGTGATCATGGGTGGCGGGCGACAGACGCTCGTCTCGAATGTGCCCAACACGGTTTGGGATCCCGTCGACGAAACAACTTGCAATTCGCAGGACAGTCGTAATATCATCAGCGATTGGCAGTTGATGAATGTGAAGCTCAAGCGCAACTTCGCCGTGTTGCTGAATAGGGACGACTTACGCGAGTTGAATGGTACTAACGTCGACTATGTCATGGGTATTTTCGCTAACAACAATTTGCATCACACAAATGATGTGGATGCGCGTAGGCGCCGCGTTCCACAATTGTCCGAAATGATAGCGAAAAGCTTAAAAGTGTTAAAGCGTAAAAACAAGAGATATCTGTTGGTTGTGGAGAGTGGCGTCGAGTCCACAGCAAGTGTAGATAAGCAAATGGGTACTCTATTGCAATTAAATGACGTAGTGGAGCAGACTCTGAAGAAAAGGTGAAAAATTAGTTGAAGttctttatttgctttttattatttttaaatttgttagtgAAAGTGGAACGCTGGTTTTGGTGCTTTTCACCAATGGCAAGTATGTACGTAATGCAGTCGAAAGTAGTGCTGAAACAGATGTTACAGCTAACGTGGTTGACTTTGGGAGTGAAGGAAACACATCTATAGACAGGCGTTTATTCGATATGGCCACGGAAGCTGTAGTTTATGCAAAAGGTATGACATGGAACACATGCGATGCTAATATTATTATCTTCATCACGTGAAGAAGTTTGTTAAGATTTTCGGACAGTTTATTATATTCCAAGACTTTTGACCTAAGTTGTATCTTAAGACCGATATAAAGTTATGAgaaaacgtttttcttttagaCTGCCGACCACTATTCAAACCTTCATTCGTTCCTATAACTTATTCAACTCACTTGATTATGATGGtacttcaatttcaaaaatttaatttcgactGAAACAACGAACGATTATTTAAAAGTACTGCAAAGAAGATAAAGTTGAAGAAATCAAGatattttttaatggaaaaaagAAACTAGAATATAGACTAAGCATTTAAAAGAAACCTGTAAAATGATTTGTGTCACCTTACCATTAATATTACTTAGGATTATGCCCTctgatttcaaaattaaatcagtGTTAGAATCTAATATGTGCTTAttcttcatataaaatattcttattcTTCTTTGGCATTATAATAGATACACAAAACTTTAGCATTTGCATCTATCCTTTCCGAGTTCGCGCCAGTTGTACATATCTGGTTGAAGTGAAAGACGAGTTCTTTCCTGCTGGTTTCGAGTAAATACACTGAGGATTGATCAAGATATGGTCTGGCCTTGATCAAATCGTCAGCTCTCTTCGCTCGTTACGAAATGAGATGTTCtgctataaatcttagctgcaTATAAAagcctttattttattattgagcATACAGACAAATCGTGTCTTTTGAACTCCGTCGATAATTGA
It contains:
- the Alp13 gene encoding alkaline phosphatase — encoded protein: METNTKMEPTKVSPLRVNTVRIFSLASALLLTMIITVMCIGFLMSYEVATEVSSIEDIPYWKDKLPPEQQLWYDEAIEELQLALKRDLHKQLADNAIIFLTSGIDTETMAAARALLANRTKPQTVLSWERFPHLGRLKNSCSSTDLCDPFTVASAIFNGVRSNFRVGGLDSGVLFRDCAAAANVSHHVKSLVEQAQETGLRTGFVTTLRVTGASMAALYARTPNTAWECDAALPVAATAAGCVDVAQQLIKSKTGRNVNVIMGGGRQTLVSNVPNTVWDPVDETTCNSQDSRNIISDWQLMNVKLKRNFAVLLNRDDLRELNGTNVDYVMGIFANNNLHHTNDVDARRRRVPQLSEMIAKSLKVLKRKNKRYLLVVESGVESTASVDKQMGTLLQLNDVVEQTLKKSESGTLVLVLFTNGKYVRNAVESSAETDVTANVVDFGSEGNTSIDRRLFDMATEAVVYAKGPRSYLLHGVHEETYMSYVLSYALQMGHFKPNSDIEKRHR